In a single window of the Nicotiana tomentosiformis chromosome 8, ASM39032v3, whole genome shotgun sequence genome:
- the LOC138897266 gene encoding uncharacterized protein: MQTGKLAKWKIFLSEFDIVYITQKAIKGQALADHLIENPVDGDYEPLITYFPDEEILPYLHCIKELCKKFTKIEFKHVPRIQNEFADALSTLTSMIQHPDKNYIDPIEVKIKDQHAYCFHVDKEPYGKPWYHDIRRFLATKEYPKNATNSQKRALRRMENDFSLTGKSCTGGPQTWVC, encoded by the exons ATGCAGACCGGAAAGCTAGCGAAATGGAAAATTTTCCTcagcgaatttgacattgtgtacataactcagaagGCTATCAAGGGGCAAGCTTTAGCCGACCACCTCATAGAAAATCCAGTGGACGGGGATTACGAGCCACTCATTACGTATTTTCCTGACGAAGAG ATTCTTCCATACCTGCACTGCATAAAAgagctatgcaagaagttcacgaagattgagttcaagcatGTCCCCAGGATTCAGAACGAGTTTGCCGATGCCCTTTCAACTCTAACATCCATGATccaacatccagacaagaactacatcgacccTATCGAGGTAAAGATCAAGGATCAACATGCCTATTGCTTCCATGTAGATAAAGAGCCATatggtaaaccatggtatcaCGACATCAGGAGATTCCTTGCAACCAAAGAGTACCCGAAGAATGCTACTAATAGTCAGAAGCGAGCCCTCAGGAGGATGGAGAATGATTTTTCTTTAACGGGGAAGTCCTGTACAGGAGGACCCCAGACTtgggtttgttga